A portion of the Leptospira mtsangambouensis genome contains these proteins:
- a CDS encoding RelA/SpoT family protein, which produces MGLYQDIKDKQELFEAVQKRLGPEKAKLIEKAYHIADKMHEGQKRLSGEPYIIHPMNVASVLDELGLDERAIAAGLLHDVVEDTSYSKEDMAREFGEDIAALVEGVTKISEIKSQSKETEAAENIRKMLLATIKDVRVMLIKLADKTHNVRTLKFQPEEKQKRIAKEVLSLYAPIAGRLGVYKVKFELEDLAFQSLHPEEYQEIKKRVSAKKSERDEYIEKIKIILKQRLAEISIDARIDGRAKHFYSIYRKMVTKEKSFSEIFDLRAVRIITSEIKDCYGVLGIVHTLWTPIPGRFKDYIATPKTNLYQSLHTTVFGPDGRPMEVQIRTKDMNAIAENGVAAHWAYKESTNLSKTSVILQNGVENAFRMKWLEILKSWQDPSLDSKEFMEELQYDLHEDEVFVFTPKGEIIEMPKGATVLDYAFRIHTDVGLHARGGKVNGRMVTLRTELKSGDQVEIITEKSSKPSPIWLRIVKTSGARQKLRAYFRKLQEDSQRETIGSVLETQTPAIDENTIKEIKKVKIKKPHKTNPHQEDSKEFGISVAGWNDVPVRVASCCTPIPGDEIIGFITRGRGVSVHKKDCTTASKQLEWMKTIPVRWEGPGEPIPIQIEVRAKDVQGIYLSMVESISSTETNILEAGASSHPNGTLTAKFMLEVDHLDQLKEILENLRMIQGVVFAERVKK; this is translated from the coding sequence AGGCCAAAAACGTTTATCGGGGGAACCTTATATCATCCATCCTATGAATGTGGCTTCCGTTTTGGACGAACTTGGTTTGGATGAAAGAGCTATAGCTGCGGGACTTTTGCACGATGTTGTAGAAGATACAAGTTATAGTAAAGAAGATATGGCCCGGGAGTTTGGGGAAGATATTGCCGCCCTTGTGGAAGGTGTGACCAAAATTTCGGAAATCAAATCCCAATCCAAAGAAACGGAAGCGGCAGAAAATATCCGCAAAATGTTATTGGCCACCATCAAAGATGTGCGCGTGATGCTCATCAAACTTGCTGACAAAACTCATAATGTTCGCACTTTAAAATTCCAACCAGAAGAAAAACAGAAACGAATTGCAAAAGAAGTTTTATCCCTCTATGCACCCATTGCAGGAAGATTAGGGGTTTATAAGGTTAAGTTTGAGTTGGAAGATTTGGCTTTCCAATCTCTACACCCAGAAGAATACCAAGAAATTAAAAAACGAGTTTCCGCTAAAAAATCAGAACGCGACGAATATATAGAAAAAATAAAAATTATCCTAAAACAAAGGTTAGCTGAGATAAGTATTGATGCTCGGATTGATGGTAGGGCTAAACATTTTTATTCAATTTACAGAAAGATGGTCACAAAAGAAAAATCTTTTTCTGAAATTTTTGACCTTCGTGCGGTTCGGATCATCACAAGTGAAATCAAAGATTGTTATGGAGTTCTTGGAATTGTACATACTCTTTGGACACCCATTCCGGGAAGGTTCAAAGATTATATTGCCACTCCGAAAACGAACCTTTACCAATCCTTACATACAACAGTCTTTGGGCCTGATGGTCGTCCGATGGAAGTACAAATCCGAACTAAAGACATGAATGCCATCGCAGAGAATGGGGTTGCGGCCCACTGGGCTTATAAAGAATCCACTAACCTTTCCAAAACTTCCGTCATTTTGCAAAACGGTGTAGAAAATGCCTTCCGAATGAAGTGGTTGGAGATTTTAAAATCTTGGCAAGACCCAAGCCTTGATTCCAAAGAATTTATGGAGGAACTACAGTATGATCTCCATGAAGATGAGGTCTTTGTTTTTACTCCTAAAGGTGAAATCATTGAGATGCCAAAAGGAGCAACGGTTCTTGATTATGCGTTCCGAATTCATACTGATGTGGGTTTACATGCTCGTGGTGGAAAGGTCAACGGTAGGATGGTTACACTTCGTACGGAGTTAAAGTCTGGAGACCAGGTCGAGATCATCACTGAAAAAAGTTCCAAACCATCTCCTATTTGGTTGCGGATTGTAAAAACATCAGGCGCTCGACAGAAGTTACGTGCTTATTTTCGAAAATTACAAGAAGACTCACAACGAGAGACCATTGGTTCTGTTTTGGAAACGCAAACACCTGCGATTGATGAAAACACAATCAAAGAAATCAAAAAAGTAAAAATTAAAAAACCTCATAAAACAAATCCACACCAAGAAGATTCCAAAGAATTTGGAATTTCCGTTGCCGGTTGGAATGATGTGCCTGTACGTGTGGCTTCGTGTTGTACTCCTATCCCTGGAGATGAAATCATTGGATTTATCACAAGGGGAAGGGGCGTGAGTGTTCATAAAAAAGATTGTACGACGGCAAGTAAACAACTTGAGTGGATGAAAACCATTCCGGTTCGTTGGGAAGGCCCAGGAGAACCAATTCCAATCCAAATTGAAGTGCGTGCCAAAGATGTTCAAGGGATCTATCTATCGATGGTGGAATCCATTTCCAGCACTGAAACTAATATTTTGGAAGCTGGGGCATCATCGCATCCCAATGGAACACTTACCGCCAAATTTATGTTAGAAGTAGATCACTTAGACCAACTGAAAGAAATTTTAGAAAATTTACGAATGATCCAAGGTGTGGTTTTTGCCGAAAGGGTTAAAAAATAA
- a CDS encoding alpha-amylase: MKEPIESALPSLKNSLPFLWADEIWLMGVWKNSPKSQSIARSMPELQQGFQEAKHPLLPEDVYGSPYSIYSYTPDPLVSTKGNLTHVYELIHQWNKKLILDFVPNHMAIDSPLIESDPHLFLTASESVSTQNSFLHPNGNRYVHGRDPYFDGWTDTIQWDFSNHSVEDKHIQILKEIAKQCDGVRCDMAMLLLPDVFERTHGKKSVYDWNRVIKTIRQDYPNFKFYAEAYWGMENRLTDLGFDAAYDKSIYDALKENHFPFVSECLKENGKKTKIRFLENHDEERAKLKFGDNSESYFCLLLASECILLFHEGQNLGLTKKIPIQMIQTDSENVNPITEEFYKRALTITAKRNSSSISFQPNYKEWNGLPIFTKAIQTENLTELILWNETNREVSGWIPFQEGIQPRETLTDLVTGVEFPQTKSDEGIYFKLGPNQVQWFIF; encoded by the coding sequence ATGAAGGAACCTATCGAATCGGCTCTCCCTTCCCTAAAGAATTCCCTACCTTTCCTTTGGGCAGATGAAATTTGGCTAATGGGTGTCTGGAAAAATAGCCCTAAGTCGCAGTCCATTGCTCGTTCTATGCCAGAACTGCAGCAAGGTTTCCAAGAAGCCAAACACCCACTCCTTCCAGAAGATGTTTATGGATCACCATATTCTATTTATTCTTACACACCAGATCCCTTAGTTTCCACTAAGGGTAACCTAACTCATGTATATGAACTCATCCACCAGTGGAATAAAAAATTAATCCTAGACTTTGTGCCAAACCATATGGCGATTGATTCCCCTCTCATTGAATCAGATCCTCATTTATTTCTCACCGCCAGCGAATCGGTCTCTACACAAAATTCATTTTTACATCCGAATGGGAACCGATATGTTCATGGCCGCGATCCTTATTTTGATGGATGGACCGATACCATCCAATGGGATTTTTCAAATCATAGTGTCGAAGATAAACACATTCAAATTTTAAAGGAAATCGCAAAACAATGCGATGGTGTTCGCTGTGATATGGCGATGTTACTCCTCCCAGATGTATTTGAAAGGACTCATGGAAAAAAATCCGTTTATGATTGGAATCGAGTCATAAAAACAATAAGACAAGACTATCCCAATTTCAAATTTTATGCCGAGGCATACTGGGGAATGGAAAATAGATTAACCGACTTAGGGTTTGATGCCGCTTATGACAAATCTATTTACGATGCTCTGAAAGAGAATCATTTCCCTTTTGTTTCTGAATGTCTAAAAGAAAACGGAAAAAAAACCAAAATCAGGTTTTTAGAAAACCATGATGAAGAAAGAGCCAAACTTAAGTTTGGTGACAATTCAGAATCTTACTTTTGTTTACTTTTAGCGAGCGAATGTATTTTATTATTCCACGAAGGTCAAAATCTGGGTTTGACTAAAAAAATTCCCATCCAAATGATTCAGACGGATTCAGAAAATGTAAATCCTATCACAGAAGAATTTTACAAACGTGCACTAACGATCACCGCCAAACGAAATTCGAGTAGCATCTCCTTCCAACCAAATTACAAAGAATGGAATGGTTTGCCAATTTTTACCAAAGCCATCCAAACGGAAAACCTAACGGAACTGATTTTATGGAATGAAACCAATAGAGAAGTTTCTGGTTGGATTCCCTTCCAAGAAGGAATCCAGCCAAGGGAAACACTAACCGATTTAGTCACTGGGGTCGAATTCCCACAAACCAAGTCGGATGAAGGAATTTATTTCAAATTAGGACCCAACCAGGTGCAGTGGTTTATTTTTTAA
- a CDS encoding extracellular solute-binding protein, which translates to MFHNKVQIFKYSSSLRKIVLFGLTGLLSMAFFLHCSEEDTKESLSKVNDLPWEGDVASIPSALRMKNPVADPMAKKGGRIRIYSHQFPKSLNYYLDQFTTTARIFTSLYEPLTGYHPLTLETIPHLAREWKISPDKKKFTFYLDPNARWSDGKAVTADDVIFTYNTIMNPKNGTAVFRVSLSRFLKPVKLDDLTVVFEAKEVHWNNFNDIASSIFILPKHHFEGKDFNKENMEFPVVSGPYKITEVKKNRYIKLERRGDWWQRAYPFNEGRNNFDQIVYKVYNEEAVALQAFKKGDIDIYPVYSAFVWVEEAKGDAFDKNWIAKQRIFNLKPIGFQGWAMNSRRAIFSDKRVREAMNLLVDRKLMIDKLAYGEYDPTNSYYPDFYLGGEKNPNQPTEFNIELARKLLAEAGWKPNAEGILEKDGKPFQFSILDRDKKTEKYFTVFLEKAKEVGIRASIDTLDLAAWSERVDKYDFDMTWAAWGSGVFKDPESQWLSKYADEEGQPNLPGLKISEVDKLIERQKTEFSVTKRNEILKQIDRIVYKEYPYVLLWHLPSTRLLYWQKYGVPNLPLGKYGDESFSSDYWWYDEEKDKKLSDAVSRKEKFSDYEAVVRWK; encoded by the coding sequence ATGTTTCATAACAAAGTTCAAATATTCAAGTATAGTTCCTCCCTACGCAAGATAGTTTTGTTTGGTTTGACAGGACTTTTGTCAATGGCCTTCTTCCTCCATTGTTCGGAAGAAGATACAAAAGAATCCTTATCCAAGGTAAATGATCTTCCTTGGGAAGGGGATGTGGCCTCCATTCCCAGTGCCCTTCGTATGAAAAATCCAGTGGCCGATCCTATGGCAAAAAAGGGGGGAAGGATTCGAATTTATTCTCATCAATTCCCAAAATCTTTGAATTATTATTTGGACCAGTTTACAACCACTGCTAGGATCTTTACCAGTTTGTATGAACCACTTACTGGATACCACCCGCTGACATTGGAAACCATTCCTCATCTTGCAAGAGAGTGGAAAATTTCTCCCGATAAAAAGAAATTTACATTCTATTTAGATCCTAATGCGAGATGGTCCGATGGCAAGGCTGTGACTGCTGATGATGTGATCTTTACTTATAATACCATCATGAATCCAAAAAATGGAACTGCAGTGTTTCGTGTATCTTTGTCTAGATTTTTAAAACCTGTGAAGTTAGATGATTTAACCGTTGTATTTGAGGCAAAGGAAGTTCACTGGAATAATTTTAATGATATTGCATCATCCATTTTTATCTTACCAAAACATCATTTCGAAGGAAAAGATTTTAATAAGGAAAATATGGAGTTTCCAGTTGTTTCGGGTCCTTATAAAATCACGGAAGTGAAAAAGAACCGTTATATCAAACTAGAAAGAAGAGGGGACTGGTGGCAAAGAGCTTATCCTTTCAATGAAGGTCGCAATAATTTTGACCAAATTGTCTATAAGGTTTATAATGAAGAAGCTGTGGCACTCCAAGCATTCAAAAAGGGAGATATCGATATTTATCCTGTTTACTCTGCTTTTGTTTGGGTGGAAGAAGCCAAAGGAGATGCTTTTGATAAAAATTGGATCGCCAAACAAAGGATCTTCAATTTAAAACCGATTGGATTCCAAGGTTGGGCGATGAACTCAAGGCGGGCCATCTTCTCCGATAAACGAGTACGAGAAGCAATGAATCTACTTGTCGATCGTAAACTCATGATCGACAAACTTGCGTATGGTGAATACGATCCAACAAATAGTTATTATCCAGATTTCTATTTAGGTGGAGAAAAAAATCCGAACCAACCTACAGAATTTAATATTGAATTAGCGAGGAAACTTTTAGCAGAAGCCGGTTGGAAACCAAATGCCGAAGGAATTTTGGAAAAAGATGGAAAACCATTTCAGTTTTCTATTTTAGACCGAGATAAAAAAACAGAAAAGTATTTCACTGTATTTTTAGAAAAGGCAAAGGAAGTCGGAATCCGCGCTTCTATCGACACTTTGGATTTGGCTGCTTGGAGTGAACGAGTGGATAAATATGACTTCGATATGACCTGGGCTGCTTGGGGTTCCGGTGTATTTAAAGATCCTGAATCACAATGGCTTTCTAAATATGCGGACGAAGAGGGACAACCAAACTTACCTGGATTAAAAATTTCGGAAGTTGATAAACTCATCGAAAGACAAAAAACAGAATTTTCTGTTACCAAACGAAATGAAATCTTAAAACAAATCGATCGAATTGTTTATAAAGAATATCCTTATGTTTTGTTATGGCATTTACCAAGTACAAGATTACTCTATTGGCAAAAATATGGAGTTCCCAATTTGCCTTTGGGTAAATATGGAGATGAAAGTTTTTCTTCCGACTACTGGTGGTATGATGAAGAAAAAGATAAAAAATTATCAGATGCCGTTTCTCGTAAGGAAAAATTTTCAGATTACGAAGCTGTTGTTCGCTGGAAGTAG
- a CDS encoding polyphenol oxidase family protein, translating into MEYNREISVSYGKIKFGTAGKQSLVGIKEFYPTYPKNAETWKTYTEDWAKKEWKHKSPKIVTLNQIHGDLIHQVSKNTFAEDGKSNFIWEGDGLYTELQNQLLVVRTADCVPVFLYSNKQPFVAMIHSGWKGTNLGITERMIERAIEIGYTQGDLYMEIGPYIQGSDYEVGIDVANFFSELGEEVCCPKGNEKFLLDVGLAIEKRVKEKFPSLGGIKNSHKNVYKSPLYFSHRAKEEGRNLNFILWES; encoded by the coding sequence ATGGAATACAATAGGGAAATTTCTGTTTCTTACGGGAAAATCAAATTTGGAACTGCCGGCAAACAAAGTTTAGTTGGAATAAAGGAATTTTATCCTACTTATCCTAAAAATGCCGAAACCTGGAAAACATATACAGAAGATTGGGCAAAGAAGGAATGGAAACACAAATCACCAAAGATTGTGACTCTCAACCAAATTCATGGTGATTTGATCCATCAAGTCAGTAAAAATACATTTGCAGAAGATGGGAAATCGAACTTCATTTGGGAAGGGGATGGGTTATATACAGAATTACAGAATCAATTGCTTGTGGTTCGCACCGCAGATTGTGTTCCTGTTTTTTTATATTCCAATAAACAACCGTTTGTTGCCATGATTCATTCTGGATGGAAGGGCACAAACCTTGGCATTACAGAACGAATGATTGAAAGAGCCATAGAAATTGGTTACACGCAAGGTGATCTTTATATGGAAATTGGCCCTTATATCCAAGGATCTGATTATGAAGTCGGAATTGACGTTGCTAATTTTTTCTCTGAATTAGGGGAAGAGGTGTGTTGTCCCAAGGGAAACGAGAAGTTTTTACTAGATGTGGGACTTGCAATAGAGAAGAGGGTAAAAGAAAAATTTCCGAGTTTAGGTGGAATCAAAAATTCGCATAAGAATGTTTACAAAAGCCCCCTTTACTTTAGCCATAGAGCTAAAGAAGAAGGCCGGAATTTAAATTTTATACTTTGGGAATCTTAA
- a CDS encoding response regulator, translating into MQTGIGPTGRPYQILIAENSKFQSKQLQQILESEGFKIIGVAETGKELLQMYKDNRQQIDLVTIEIFLPEVDGYAAFWDMKEMGVLPRILFISEENTPSVIKALLENGAMDYIVKPIKREKILEKIKETLLKIPKV; encoded by the coding sequence ATGCAAACAGGCATCGGACCGACAGGCAGACCTTACCAAATTCTCATTGCTGAGAATTCCAAATTCCAATCAAAACAACTCCAACAAATTTTGGAATCGGAAGGTTTCAAAATCATCGGAGTTGCCGAAACGGGAAAAGAACTTTTGCAAATGTACAAAGACAATCGCCAACAGATTGACCTTGTGACCATTGAGATTTTTCTTCCCGAGGTCGACGGTTATGCCGCTTTCTGGGACATGAAAGAAATGGGTGTTCTTCCTCGGATTCTTTTTATCTCTGAAGAGAACACACCTTCTGTGATCAAAGCTCTTTTGGAAAATGGGGCAATGGACTATATTGTCAAACCAATCAAACGAGAAAAAATCCTAGAAAAAATAAAGGAAACCTTACTTAAGATTCCCAAAGTATAA
- the leuB gene encoding 3-isopropylmalate dehydrogenase → MKKVAVLAGDGIGPEVMDVALSVVKKALGNKSSEFTFEHALVGGAAIDATGFPLPEETLKLCESSSAIFFGSVGGPKWETLPPDRQPERGALLPLRKHFDLFANLRPAIIYPELKKASPIRGDIIGDGLDILILRELTSGIYFGKPKGREGSGSEEFAFDTMRYSRREIERIARTAFDAARKRNKKVTSIDKANVLTTSVLWREVVVALHKAEYSDCVLEHLYVDNAAMQLIVKPKQFDVMLCENMFGDILSDEASIITGSIGMLPSASLSESGFGLYEPSGGSAPDIAGKGIANPIAQILSGALMLRYSFGLENEAVAIENAIRTVLKKGFRTRDIAEEGTSVLGTKEIGVEIEKALG, encoded by the coding sequence ATGAAAAAAGTAGCAGTACTTGCCGGTGACGGAATTGGACCAGAAGTAATGGATGTGGCCCTATCAGTGGTCAAAAAAGCATTAGGAAACAAATCTTCTGAATTTACCTTTGAACATGCATTAGTTGGTGGAGCAGCCATCGATGCCACAGGATTTCCCCTTCCTGAGGAAACCCTTAAACTTTGTGAATCATCCAGTGCTATCTTTTTTGGATCTGTGGGTGGACCCAAATGGGAAACCCTTCCGCCAGATAGACAACCAGAACGTGGTGCCCTCCTCCCACTTCGAAAACATTTTGATTTATTTGCCAACCTACGTCCTGCGATCATTTATCCAGAATTAAAAAAAGCAAGTCCCATCCGTGGTGACATCATCGGTGATGGTCTGGATATTTTAATCCTTAGGGAATTAACATCTGGAATCTATTTTGGAAAACCAAAAGGGAGAGAAGGGAGTGGATCAGAAGAATTTGCATTCGACACAATGAGATATTCTCGCCGTGAAATCGAACGAATTGCACGCACAGCCTTTGATGCCGCAAGAAAACGAAATAAAAAAGTAACCAGTATCGACAAAGCAAATGTTTTAACAACATCGGTTCTTTGGCGGGAAGTGGTAGTCGCACTTCATAAAGCAGAATACTCGGATTGTGTTTTGGAACATCTTTACGTGGATAATGCAGCGATGCAGCTCATCGTGAAACCAAAACAATTTGATGTCATGCTCTGTGAAAATATGTTCGGAGATATCCTATCCGATGAAGCTTCCATCATCACAGGATCCATAGGAATGTTGCCTTCGGCCTCTCTTTCTGAATCAGGGTTTGGGCTCTATGAACCATCAGGTGGCTCGGCTCCAGACATTGCAGGAAAAGGAATTGCAAACCCAATCGCACAAATCCTATCGGGTGCCCTTATGTTACGATACTCCTTCGGATTGGAAAACGAGGCTGTGGCGATTGAAAATGCCATTCGAACGGTTCTAAAGAAGGGATTTCGCACAAGAGATATCGCCGAAGAAGGCACATCTGTCCTCGGTACGAAAGAAATTGGTGTTGAAATCGAAAAGGCACTTGGCTAA
- a CDS encoding aspartate aminotransferase family protein, with protein MSNDTKTKFEEIKKLSDKYLLNTYNRYPVAFEYGVGEMIFDQDNKGYIDFLAGIAVSNLGHGEADLIEAMRNQMDKILHSSNLYYSEEQAKLAEVIIENSIPGKVFLCNSGTEANEAAFKLMRRHGVKKNIDKPVILALHSSFHGRTLSAMTMTGNEAVRSGFGELASDVYFVEANNEDSLIQAFEQYGDSVAGIIMELIIGEGGVIPLSQSFVNLARKLTEETGSLLVFDEIQTGMGRTGKMFCFEHYGMYPDAFTLAKALGSGFPIGALVVAKEYEGILERGMHGSTFGGNHLACVAAYETFKIILSRNLLDHVSTISEQMFARLKTMMESTGKIKQVRGRGLHIGVELYSESRPVVEECLKRGLVVNSTAGNVIRIIPPLILSIEKATEGLDILESVLKDMK; from the coding sequence ATGAGTAACGATACCAAAACCAAATTTGAAGAAATCAAAAAACTTTCCGACAAGTATCTCCTAAACACATACAACCGTTATCCGGTTGCTTTTGAATATGGTGTGGGAGAGATGATCTTCGATCAAGATAACAAAGGTTATATTGATTTCTTAGCCGGAATTGCCGTTTCCAATTTAGGACATGGTGAAGCGGATTTAATTGAAGCCATGCGAAACCAAATGGACAAAATTCTCCATTCGTCTAATCTCTATTATTCGGAAGAACAGGCAAAACTTGCCGAGGTCATTATCGAAAATAGTATTCCTGGAAAAGTGTTTTTATGTAACTCAGGAACAGAGGCAAACGAAGCCGCTTTTAAACTGATGCGTAGACATGGAGTGAAAAAAAATATCGATAAACCAGTGATCCTTGCGCTCCACTCCAGCTTTCATGGAAGGACTCTTTCGGCCATGACGATGACTGGAAACGAAGCCGTTCGTTCTGGATTTGGAGAATTGGCATCTGATGTTTACTTTGTGGAAGCCAATAACGAAGATTCTCTCATCCAAGCCTTCGAACAGTATGGAGACTCTGTTGCCGGAATCATTATGGAACTCATCATTGGGGAAGGTGGAGTCATTCCACTGAGCCAATCGTTTGTCAACTTAGCTCGCAAACTCACAGAAGAAACGGGTTCCCTCCTTGTTTTCGATGAAATCCAAACAGGAATGGGTAGAACCGGAAAGATGTTTTGTTTTGAGCATTACGGAATGTATCCTGATGCTTTTACTCTTGCCAAAGCTCTGGGTTCTGGTTTTCCGATTGGTGCTCTTGTCGTAGCGAAAGAATACGAAGGCATTTTAGAACGAGGGATGCATGGTTCTACATTTGGCGGAAACCATTTGGCCTGCGTTGCCGCTTACGAAACATTCAAAATCATTTTATCACGTAACTTACTCGACCATGTGTCTACCATCTCAGAACAAATGTTTGCCCGTTTGAAAACCATGATGGAATCAACAGGAAAAATCAAACAAGTCAGAGGACGAGGATTACATATTGGTGTGGAATTGTATTCCGAATCAAGACCCGTTGTAGAAGAATGTTTGAAACGTGGACTTGTTGTGAATAGCACAGCAGGGAATGTCATTCGTATTATACCTCCTCTCATCTTAAGCATCGAAAAAGCGACAGAAGGATTGGATATTTTAGAATCAGTATTAAAGGATATGAAATGA
- a CDS encoding phospho-sugar mutase, producing MLKPEDNILSWTKSPFSSEIQNEAKKAYEDWKEGKSSELVDSYAVPLTFGTGGIRGKIGNGIGKMNLYTVGRAALGFISYLRDTQKDPSIVIAYDSRRLSKEFAELSAGIGAKLGVKVFIFPKVTPTPLLSYAIRYYKASGGIVITASHNPPEYNGFKAYLADGGQLVPPDDSLIIGRISGINDWSTIPLVSKTDKDYKKFVKPVGPVVFKTYLKDLKQAGILSSVKPKTRNDLRIVYSPLHGTGGDYMKELLNFFGYKSVFLVPEQKKPDGEFPTVKYPNPEEKEALALCEFHAKKKKAATFIATDPDADRLGVGVLRPDGEYEYLNGNQIGSIMAAYLSERKKSKTKTYHLVKTIVTTDLQEAIAKKNGIKIKNVLTGFKYIAEEMKQIEKKKNNIFLFGGEESYGYLPVPFVRDKDSLSSALLFVEILAEKGDLLSYLDAIYLKYGLYRESLYSLTLEGSSGQDKIKKSIETLRSENLIGKIIGGRKVIGVLDYETQKADGKAKTSVFKGMPKSNVIQVELEGNAKLTIRPSGTEPKVKVYSSFASLKKPKKQSEISGLWDSLGQEISRAETEFLQLAGLK from the coding sequence ATGTTGAAACCAGAAGACAATATCCTATCTTGGACGAAATCACCTTTTTCATCGGAAATCCAGAATGAAGCCAAAAAGGCTTACGAAGATTGGAAGGAAGGAAAGAGCTCCGAACTCGTTGATTCTTATGCTGTCCCCCTTACATTTGGAACGGGAGGAATTCGCGGGAAAATTGGAAATGGAATCGGCAAGATGAACCTCTATACGGTGGGTCGTGCTGCCCTTGGTTTTATCAGTTACTTACGAGATACACAAAAAGATCCATCGATTGTCATTGCTTACGATTCGAGAAGACTCTCTAAAGAATTTGCAGAACTCTCTGCAGGCATTGGTGCCAAATTGGGAGTAAAAGTTTTTATTTTTCCGAAAGTGACACCTACCCCACTTCTCTCTTATGCCATCCGTTATTACAAAGCCAGTGGTGGGATTGTCATCACTGCTTCCCATAACCCACCTGAATACAATGGATTCAAAGCCTATCTTGCGGATGGAGGACAACTGGTTCCCCCGGATGATTCTCTCATCATAGGAAGGATTAGTGGGATAAACGATTGGTCGACCATTCCTCTTGTCAGTAAAACAGATAAAGATTATAAAAAATTCGTAAAACCGGTTGGACCTGTCGTTTTCAAAACCTACTTAAAGGATTTAAAACAAGCAGGAATTCTATCTTCGGTTAAACCCAAAACAAGAAATGATCTGCGGATCGTATATTCACCGTTACATGGAACAGGCGGAGATTATATGAAAGAATTGTTAAATTTCTTTGGATACAAATCTGTATTTTTAGTTCCTGAACAAAAAAAACCGGATGGGGAATTCCCAACAGTAAAATATCCTAACCCAGAAGAAAAAGAAGCTCTCGCCTTATGTGAGTTTCACGCCAAAAAGAAAAAGGCTGCCACTTTCATTGCCACAGATCCAGATGCGGATAGACTTGGTGTGGGAGTTCTCAGGCCCGATGGAGAATATGAATACCTAAATGGAAACCAAATTGGTTCCATTATGGCAGCTTACCTTTCGGAACGAAAAAAATCGAAAACCAAAACCTACCATTTGGTAAAAACCATTGTGACTACGGACTTACAAGAAGCGATTGCCAAAAAAAACGGAATCAAAATTAAAAACGTACTCACTGGATTTAAATACATTGCAGAAGAGATGAAACAAATTGAGAAAAAGAAGAACAATATCTTCTTGTTTGGTGGTGAAGAATCCTATGGATATTTGCCAGTTCCCTTTGTTCGGGACAAAGATTCTCTCTCTAGTGCTTTACTTTTTGTAGAAATCCTAGCAGAAAAAGGCGACCTACTTTCCTACTTGGATGCCATCTATTTAAAATACGGATTGTATCGTGAAAGTTTGTATTCACTAACGTTAGAAGGAAGTTCTGGCCAAGACAAAATTAAAAAATCCATCGAGACACTTCGGTCGGAAAATTTAATTGGGAAAATCATTGGTGGAAGAAAGGTTATAGGAGTCCTTGATTACGAAACACAAAAAGCGGATGGGAAAGCCAAGACCTCTGTGTTCAAAGGAATGCCAAAATCCAATGTCATCCAAGTGGAACTAGAAGGAAATGCCAAACTTACCATTCGTCCTTCAGGAACAGAACCAAAGGTAAAAGTGTATTCTTCCTTTGCTTCTCTAAAAAAACCGAAAAAACAATCAGAAATCTCCGGACTTTGGGATTCTCTCGGACAAGAAATCTCTAGGGCAGAAACAGAGTTTTTACAATTAGCAGGTCTAAAATGA